A genomic window from Silene latifolia isolate original U9 population chromosome Y, ASM4854445v1, whole genome shotgun sequence includes:
- the LOC141630763 gene encoding uncharacterized protein LOC141630763, giving the protein MCEVNILLLDLLSSVPKHAKFLKELCTTKRTKKAKSMKKVRVSEHVSAMFQKRLPQKCGDSGMFTIPCKIGELECQRAMLDLGSSINVLPNHLYESLKLGPFKSTHVVISLADRSNIYPKGVIEDVLVNVGYMMFPPNFYVIDMEPEKSLTPILLGRPFMKTPQH; this is encoded by the coding sequence ATGTGTGAGGTAAACATTCTACTCCTTGATCTTCTTAGTAGTGTACCAAAACATGCAAAATTTTTGAAAGAATTGTGCACTACAAAGAGGACCAAAAAGGCAAAGAGCATGAAGAAAGTGAGGGTTAGTGAACATGTCTCGGCTATGTTTCAAAAGCGTTTACCACAAAAGTGTGGTGATTCGGGCATGTTCACCATCCCTTGCAAGATTGGAGAGTTGGAATGCCAAAGAGCCATGCTTGATTTGGGTTCATCTATTAATGTTTTGCCTAATCACCTTTATGAGTCTCTCAAGTTGGGGCCTTTTAAATCGACTCATGTAGTCATTTCATTGGCCGATAGGTCCAACATCTACCCTAAAGGTGTCATTGAAGATGTTTTGGTCAATGTGGGGTACATGATGTTTCCCCCCAACTTTTATGTGATTGACATGGAGCCCGAAAAAAGCTTGACACCAATCttgttgggaaggcctttcaTGAAAACCCCCCAACACTAA